A portion of the Homalodisca vitripennis isolate AUS2020 chromosome 2, UT_GWSS_2.1, whole genome shotgun sequence genome contains these proteins:
- the LOC124354095 gene encoding uncharacterized protein LOC124354095, whose amino-acid sequence MENSEENLPSSLEKLQISPMSSQMCVRNFNPFGKVHVNGPVAPESVFQSMSLTGAACPSGSCFCNKKKKPQGSIFIQKTMFKRPVLQKSRLGNLNRRVLRAPILRLKENPSIMRPLDSPTALTSHLASLDLSVSQGKVLALDSHELSDFRSLVSVSVPKLNLKALSRFDAISFIELRTKRDKHFIVGLRTPRRRTHSDSSTLLALPSSESSESATNQRPQASCSIQARMTPDDTNIDELASYFDLFVHIPKKMSHMAEMMYI is encoded by the exons atggaaaattcaGAGGAAAATTTGCCATCAAGTCTGGAGAAACTTCAAATTAGCCCAATGAg CTCCCAGATGTGTGTTcgaaattttaacccttttggtaaaGTGCACGTGAACGGTCCAGTGGCTCCGGAATCTGTGTTCCAGTCTATGTCTCTGACAGGGGCTGCCTGTCCCTCGGGCTCATGCTTTTGTAACAAGAAGAAAAAACCACAG GGCAGCATATTTATACAGAAGACAATGTTCAAGCGGCCAGTCTTGCAGAAGAGTCGTCTCGGAAATCTAAATCGAAGAGTGCTAAGGGCTCCTATCTTGAGGCTGAAGGAGAATCCATCAATTATGAGACCGTTGGACTCTCCGACTGCTCTGACCTCTCACCTAGCCTCTCTTGACCTGTCCGTGTCTCAGGGTAAAGTGTTGGCTCTGGACTCTCATGAGCTCAGTGATTTTCGATCTCTGGTGTCTGTCAGTGTGCCAAAACTGAATTTAAAGGCGCTTTCCCGTTTTGACGCGATCAGTTTCATCGAATTGAGAACGAAGAGGGACAAACATTTCATTGTTGGTCTGCGCACACCTCGTAGACGTACCCATTCGGACAGCAGCACTCTGCTTGCTCTGCCTTCGTCAGAGAGTTCGGAATCTGCGACGAACCAGAGACCTCAGGCTTCTTGCTCCATCCAGGCACGCATGACTCCTGATGACACCAATATTGATGAACTCGCTAGCTATTTTGATCTTTTCGTTCATATCCCCAAGAAAATGTCACATATGGCGGAAATGATGTACATTTAA